In a single window of the Blattabacterium cuenoti genome:
- the atpH gene encoding ATP synthase F1 subunit delta — protein sequence MFSYKKIIQHYARVLFEYSIMNMRNHEVFYHKIKKISLFFNKNLDIGKIISTPLLNSEKKIKIFKKIFFTFDVLLFQFIKLLILKKRETFLQEIFLEYQKIYEENQKGFIKSIITSAIPLNKDIQEIIAKKIITNKKKFHIINKIDQSIIGGFIFRVGYKEWNFSVQKQLFSIKKIFQN from the coding sequence ATGTTTTCATATAAAAAAATAATTCAACATTATGCTAGAGTTCTTTTTGAGTATTCTATTATGAATATGAGGAATCATGAAGTTTTTTACCATAAGATAAAAAAAATATCTTTATTTTTTAATAAAAATCTAGATATAGGTAAAATTATTAGTACTCCTTTATTAAACTCTGAAAAAAAAATAAAAATATTTAAAAAAATATTTTTTACTTTTGATGTTTTGCTTTTTCAATTTATTAAACTTTTAATTCTAAAAAAGAGAGAAACTTTTTTACAAGAAATTTTTTTAGAATATCAAAAAATATACGAAGAAAATCAAAAAGGATTTATAAAATCTATTATTACTTCTGCTATTCCTTTGAATAAGGATATACAAGAAATAATTGCAAAAAAAATAATAACTAACAAAAAAAAATTTCATATCATTAATAAAATTGATCAATCTATTATTGGAGGTTTTATATTTCGTGTAGGATATAAAGAATGGAATTTTAGTGTTCAGAAACAGTTGTTCAGTATTAAAAAAATATTTCAAAATTAA
- the atpA gene encoding F0F1 ATP synthase subunit alpha, translating into MSDLKYSEISSILKKELSNFQFESKLSETGVIVQMGDGVVRSFGLNSAFYGELVEFHDETKGMVLNLEEDHVSIVLLSPSKNLKEGDIVRRTGKIFSIKVGESMLGRVVDILGNPIDGKGPIEGKLFEMPLERKAPGVIYREPIKEPIQTGIKFIDSMIPIGKGQRELIIGDRQTGKTTIAIDTIINQKRFFEINKPVYCIYVAISQKGSTIARISKILQEKGAMSYTIIVCANSSDPASMQVFAPFSGTAIGEYFRDTGRSSLVVYDDLSKQAVSYREISLLLRRPPGREAYPGDVFYLHSRLLERSAKIITDQKMAEKMNDIPFSIRKQIKGGGSLTALPIIETQSGDISSYIPTNVISITDGQIFLEKDLFHSGIRPAINESISVSRVGGSAQIKSMRKISGTLKLEQAQFKELESFSKFGSELDRSTMNILRKGRINIEILKQPPHTPYDIADQIAIIYAGTKNLLKKIPIDKISDFETKYLFYLKEKHENVLTSLRSGILDEKISDILETVALELSDQYVS; encoded by the coding sequence ATGTCAGATTTAAAATATTCTGAAATATCATCAATTCTGAAAAAAGAATTATCAAATTTTCAATTTGAATCAAAATTATCTGAAACTGGTGTGATTGTTCAAATGGGAGATGGAGTTGTGAGATCTTTCGGATTAAATTCCGCTTTTTACGGAGAATTAGTAGAATTCCATGATGAAACAAAAGGTATGGTTTTGAATCTTGAAGAAGATCATGTAAGCATTGTTTTACTTAGTCCATCAAAAAATTTGAAAGAAGGGGATATAGTAAGAAGAACAGGAAAAATATTTTCTATTAAAGTAGGAGAAAGTATGTTAGGTCGTGTTGTAGATATATTAGGAAATCCTATAGATGGAAAAGGTCCTATAGAAGGAAAATTATTTGAAATGCCTTTGGAAAGAAAAGCTCCAGGTGTTATTTACAGAGAACCTATTAAAGAACCTATTCAAACAGGTATAAAATTTATAGATTCTATGATTCCCATAGGAAAAGGACAAAGAGAATTAATTATTGGAGATAGACAAACTGGGAAAACAACTATAGCTATTGATACTATTATAAATCAAAAAAGATTTTTTGAAATAAATAAGCCAGTTTATTGCATTTATGTAGCTATTAGTCAGAAAGGTTCTACAATAGCAAGAATTTCAAAAATTTTACAAGAAAAGGGAGCCATGTCTTACACAATTATAGTTTGTGCAAATTCTTCGGATCCAGCTTCAATGCAAGTTTTCGCCCCATTTTCTGGAACAGCTATAGGAGAATATTTTAGAGACACAGGTAGGTCTTCTTTAGTTGTATATGATGATCTTTCAAAACAAGCGGTTTCTTACAGAGAAATTTCTCTATTATTACGACGTCCACCTGGTAGAGAAGCCTATCCAGGAGATGTTTTTTATTTACATTCTCGTCTTTTAGAAAGATCAGCTAAAATTATAACTGATCAGAAAATGGCTGAAAAAATGAATGATATACCATTTTCTATTAGAAAACAAATCAAAGGAGGAGGGTCTTTAACTGCATTGCCAATTATTGAAACTCAATCTGGAGATATATCTTCTTACATTCCTACTAATGTTATTTCCATTACAGATGGTCAAATTTTTTTAGAAAAAGATTTATTCCATTCTGGAATTCGTCCTGCAATTAATGAAAGTATATCTGTTTCTCGTGTTGGAGGATCTGCACAAATTAAATCTATGAGAAAAATATCTGGAACTCTAAAATTAGAACAAGCTCAATTTAAAGAATTAGAATCTTTCTCTAAATTTGGTTCTGAATTAGATAGATCTACTATGAACATTTTGAGAAAAGGAAGAATTAACATAGAAATATTAAAACAACCTCCTCATACACCCTATGATATAGCAGATCAAATCGCTATTATTTATGCTGGGACTAAAAATCTTCTTAAAAAAATACCTATTGATAAAATTTCAGATTTTGAAACAAAATATCTTTTTTATTTAAAAGAAAAACATGAAAATGTCTTAACTTCTTTAAGAAGTGGAATTTTGGATGAAAAAATATCTGATATATTAGAAACAGTAGCTTTAGAATTAAGTGATCAATATGTTTCTTAA
- the atpG gene encoding ATP synthase F1 subunit gamma, with amino-acid sequence MSNPKEIKRRILSIESVIKTTEAMKMVSIVKLRKIKDQLTQAKVYLDYIETVFLDLVFTEYENILNNNQYFAEKGKIKLFIVFTSDRGLCGSFNSLIFEKINHFFQKKEYLHNECVFFAIGKKGFDFLCNKYNMYNKSWISNNLSNQKIQYLGSEFILDFLRKKISSIYLIYNHLKKSLFQEVIIEKFLPITDKNFKRKRSEILYILEPSQKKILNILIPKFLDAKLLKIFLESTMSEHTSRMISMHKATENAYNIKQDLMLNYNKERQTTITKEILEIISGLESLSKKK; translated from the coding sequence ATGTCTAATCCAAAAGAAATCAAAAGAAGGATATTATCTATAGAATCCGTTATAAAAACTACAGAAGCTATGAAAATGGTTTCTATAGTAAAATTACGTAAAATAAAAGATCAGCTTACGCAAGCAAAAGTTTATTTAGATTATATAGAAACAGTTTTTTTAGATCTTGTATTTACAGAATATGAAAATATTTTAAATAATAATCAATATTTTGCAGAGAAAGGAAAAATTAAATTATTTATTGTATTTACTTCTGATCGTGGTTTATGTGGTTCTTTTAATTCTTTAATTTTTGAAAAAATTAATCATTTTTTTCAAAAAAAAGAATATTTACATAATGAGTGTGTATTTTTTGCTATTGGAAAAAAAGGATTCGATTTTTTATGTAATAAATATAATATGTACAACAAAAGTTGGATTAGTAACAATTTATCGAATCAAAAAATACAATATTTGGGATCAGAGTTCATTTTAGATTTTTTAAGAAAAAAAATTTCTTCAATTTATTTAATATATAATCATTTAAAAAAATCCTTATTTCAAGAAGTAATAATAGAAAAGTTTCTTCCAATTACTGATAAAAATTTTAAAAGAAAAAGGTCAGAAATTTTATATATTTTAGAACCTTCTCAAAAAAAAATATTGAATATACTAATTCCAAAATTTTTAGATGCGAAATTATTAAAAATTTTTTTAGAATCCACTATGTCAGAACATACATCTCGTATGATATCTATGCATAAAGCTACGGAAAATGCATATAATATTAAACAGGATTTAATGTTAAATTATAATAAAGAGAGACAAACTACCATTACTAAAGAAATCCTTGAAATTATTAGCGGATTAGAATCTTTAAGTAAAAAAAAATAG
- the trpS gene encoding tryptophan--tRNA ligase — translation MEKMLTGIRSTGIPHLGNILGVIIPSISIANKKAKHSSFIFIADLHSMVQIENIKIIKNNTYQIAAAWLAFGLDIDNCLFYRQSDVSYVTELAWYFNCFYPYQRLALSHAFKKNKMKEIEKISVGLFTYPILMAADILLYNAKIIPVGKDQLQHIEIARRIAYFFNKKIGKKLFVLPNAFLQKKNMFVLGTDGKKMSKSQKNYINIFSSDEVLKKQIMSIRTDSKSVEEKKDPETDYIMSLYSLIAPLEKIEIMKKRYLKGGYGYFEAKVALYEYIIHKFSSERKKFFSFMKNKPLLDHILALGAKKAKSIAHERLNWIRKHLKFNSID, via the coding sequence ATGGAAAAAATGTTAACAGGAATTAGAAGCACAGGGATTCCTCATTTAGGTAATATTTTGGGCGTTATTATTCCGTCTATATCCATAGCTAATAAAAAAGCAAAACATTCTTCATTTATATTTATAGCGGATTTACATTCTATGGTTCAAATAGAAAATATAAAAATAATAAAAAATAACACTTATCAAATAGCTGCTGCATGGTTAGCCTTTGGATTAGATATAGATAATTGTTTATTTTATAGACAATCTGATGTTTCATACGTTACTGAATTAGCCTGGTATTTCAATTGTTTCTACCCATACCAAAGACTTGCATTATCACATGCTTTTAAAAAAAATAAAATGAAAGAAATAGAAAAAATAAGTGTGGGTTTATTTACTTATCCTATTTTAATGGCTGCTGATATTTTACTTTACAATGCAAAAATTATTCCCGTAGGAAAAGATCAATTACAACATATAGAAATAGCTCGTCGTATAGCTTATTTTTTCAATAAAAAAATAGGAAAAAAATTATTTGTATTACCTAATGCTTTTTTACAAAAAAAAAATATGTTTGTTCTAGGAACAGACGGAAAGAAAATGAGTAAATCTCAAAAAAATTATATCAATATTTTTTCTTCAGATGAAGTTTTGAAAAAACAAATAATGAGTATCCGTACAGATAGTAAATCTGTAGAAGAAAAGAAAGATCCTGAAACAGATTATATCATGTCTTTATACAGTTTGATTGCTCCTTTAGAAAAGATAGAAATTATGAAAAAAAGATATTTAAAAGGAGGATATGGATATTTTGAGGCTAAAGTTGCATTATACGAATATATTATTCATAAATTTTCATCGGAAAGAAAAAAATTTTTTTCTTTTATGAAAAATAAGCCTTTATTAGATCATATTTTAGCTTTAGGTGCTAAAAAAGCAAAGAGTATAGCTCATGAGAGATTAAATTGGATTAGAAAACATTTGAAATTCAATTCTATAGATTGA
- a CDS encoding nucleotide exchange factor GrpE yields the protein MNINQKNTEKQSESSNDIYDERSSCKEEIHDSSEIEIKKEIEFLRKELEKEKDKFLRLFAEFENYKKRIQKERFDIFINVHEKILIDLIPILDDFERGIKELKKSKDEYLVKGVFLIQEKLIKILKEKGLNKIKIKKGDDFNTDFHEAITQIPAMTEDLKGKIIETIENGYILKGKVIRHAKVITGKNN from the coding sequence ATGAATATCAATCAAAAAAACACTGAAAAACAGTCAGAATCATCTAATGATATATATGATGAAAGATCATCCTGTAAAGAAGAAATACATGATTCATCAGAAATAGAAATAAAAAAAGAAATCGAATTTCTTAGAAAAGAATTAGAAAAAGAAAAAGATAAATTTTTGCGTCTTTTTGCAGAATTTGAAAATTATAAAAAACGTATTCAAAAAGAAAGATTTGATATTTTTATAAATGTTCATGAAAAAATTCTTATAGATTTAATTCCAATTTTGGATGATTTTGAACGAGGTATCAAAGAATTAAAAAAATCTAAAGATGAATATCTTGTGAAAGGAGTTTTTTTGATACAGGAAAAACTTATTAAAATTTTAAAAGAAAAAGGATTAAATAAAATAAAAATAAAAAAAGGAGATGATTTTAACACGGATTTTCATGAAGCTATAACACAAATTCCAGCTATGACAGAAGATTTAAAAGGAAAGATTATAGAAACCATAGAAAATGGATATATTCTAAAAGGAAAAGTGATACGACATGCTAAAGTCATTACCGGAAAAAATAATTAA